From the genome of Duffyella gerundensis, one region includes:
- the thyA gene encoding thymidylate synthase: protein MKQYLELMNKVLTEGTPKDDRTGTGTLSIFGHQMRFNLQEGFPLVTTKRCHLRSIVHELLWFLQGDTNIAYLKENKVSIWDEWADENGDLGPVYGKQWRSWGTASGTEIDQISKVMQQLKADPDSRRIIVSSWNVGELDQMALAPCHAFFQFYVADGKLSCQLYQRSCDVFLGLPFNIASYALLVHMVAQQCDLEVGDFVWTGGDTHLYSNHLEQARLQLSREPHPLPKLVITRKPDSLFDYRFEDFVIEGYEYHPAIKAPVAI, encoded by the coding sequence ATGAAACAGTATCTGGAATTAATGAACAAAGTGCTGACCGAAGGCACGCCAAAAGACGATCGTACCGGCACCGGCACGCTCTCTATTTTTGGTCATCAGATGCGTTTCAATTTGCAGGAAGGCTTTCCGCTGGTGACCACCAAGCGCTGCCATTTACGCTCTATCGTGCATGAACTGCTGTGGTTCCTGCAGGGTGATACCAACATTGCCTACCTGAAAGAGAATAAGGTGTCGATCTGGGATGAGTGGGCAGATGAGAACGGCGATTTAGGTCCGGTGTATGGCAAACAGTGGCGCAGCTGGGGCACCGCCAGCGGCACTGAAATTGACCAAATCAGCAAGGTCATGCAGCAGCTGAAAGCGGATCCCGATTCTCGCCGCATCATCGTCTCTTCATGGAACGTCGGCGAGCTGGATCAGATGGCGCTGGCGCCGTGCCACGCTTTCTTCCAGTTTTACGTTGCGGATGGCAAGCTCTCCTGCCAGCTCTATCAGCGCTCATGCGACGTCTTCCTCGGTTTGCCGTTCAATATCGCCAGTTATGCGCTGCTGGTGCATATGGTGGCGCAGCAGTGCGATCTCGAAGTGGGGGATTTTGTCTGGACCGGTGGCGATACGCATCTATACAGCAACCATCTGGAACAGGCGCGACTGCAGCTGAGCCGTGAACCGCATCCGTTGCCGAAGCTGGTTATTACCCGTAAGCCTGATTCACTGTTTGATTATCGCTTTGAAGATTTTGTGATTGAAGGCTACGAATATCATCCGGCGATCAAAGCGCCAGTCGCGATTTAA
- a CDS encoding prepilin-type N-terminal cleavage/methylation domain-containing protein → MRSEQAGFSLIETLVAMLLFAVASLGLLHYQQRLAQGFMAQWQQREAWRLAVLRLEGYEKPGWSSQFRQLAGPDGCRWLIADVRSPLQRQATIRQLRCDK, encoded by the coding sequence ATGCGCAGTGAGCAGGCGGGCTTTAGCCTGATCGAGACACTGGTGGCCATGCTGCTGTTTGCGGTGGCATCGCTGGGATTGCTGCACTATCAGCAGCGTCTGGCGCAGGGATTTATGGCGCAGTGGCAACAGCGGGAAGCCTGGCGGCTGGCTGTACTGCGCCTTGAGGGCTATGAAAAGCCCGGCTGGAGCAGCCAGTTTCGTCAGCTGGCGGGACCGGATGGCTGTCGCTGGCTGATTGCCGATGTGCGCAGCCCGCTTCAGCGGCAGGCCACTATCCGCCAGTTACGATGTGATAAGTAA
- a CDS encoding prepilin peptidase-dependent protein — translation MKQQGFSLIEMLLAVAISSVLMMAVGKMLPLLQRDALQLQLRVQLQEELLQLVLLMEKAVRRAGYCHGVCSGEALQIQPRCLLVRWDENSNGKWEGSEHAESERWGYRLRNQSLEVLRGASGCEGTGWERISDPRIVVLDELQLLQQQQTIRIVLSGHVRQFPQLREQTEQWSYGGNL, via the coding sequence GTGAAACAGCAGGGATTTAGCCTCATTGAAATGCTGCTGGCGGTGGCGATAAGCAGTGTGCTGATGATGGCGGTGGGAAAAATGTTGCCGCTGCTACAGCGCGACGCATTGCAGCTACAGCTTCGCGTGCAGCTGCAGGAAGAGCTGTTACAGCTGGTGCTACTGATGGAAAAAGCCGTGCGTCGCGCTGGATATTGTCATGGCGTTTGCAGCGGCGAAGCACTACAGATTCAACCGCGCTGCTTGCTGGTGCGGTGGGATGAAAACAGTAACGGTAAATGGGAGGGCAGCGAGCATGCAGAAAGTGAACGCTGGGGATATCGATTACGTAACCAAAGCCTTGAGGTGTTGCGCGGTGCCAGCGGTTGTGAAGGCACCGGCTGGGAACGTATTTCCGATCCGCGCATTGTGGTGCTTGATGAGTTGCAGCTGCTTCAGCAGCAGCAGACGATTCGCATCGTGCTCAGTGGCCATGTGCGCCAGTTTCCTCAGTTGCGCGAGCAGACCGAGCAGTGGAGTTATGGAGGCAATTTGTGA
- the ptrA gene encoding pitrilysin yields MRKNAVWIISLLCCSLVAISARAADGWQPINETINKSDKDTRQYQAIRLDNGMTVMLVSDVQAPKSLAALTLPIGSLDDPDSQLGLAHFLEHMVLMGSARYPQPDNLAEFLKMHGGSHNASTASYRTAFYLEVENDALAPAVDRLADAIAAPRLDPINVERERNAVNAELTMARARDGLRMQQVGAETLNPAHPGSRFSGGNLDTLRDKPDSKLLDTLKQFYQQHYSANLMKAVIYSNRPLPEMAHIAADTFGRVPNRQASVPAISVPAATDAQQGIIIHYVPAQPRKQLKIEFRIDNNSDKFRTKSDTLIAYLLGNRSRDTLSDWLQKQGLADAINAGADPVIDRNGGLFAISVNLTDKGMLERDKVVAAVFSYINLLRQQGVDKRYFDEVAKVLNIDFRYPSITRDMGYIEWLVDLMLRVPVAHTLDAPYLADRYDAEAINARLAMMTPQHARIWYIGEKEPHNKVAYFVDAPYQVDKISSEKFAQWQKMSDDMHLAMPTLNPYIPDDFSLIPPLEKAYIHPQELVNQPGLRVFYMPSRYFASEPKANITLALRNKAAMRDARSQVLFGLNDYLAGLALDELNSQANVAGISFSSSEDDGIMFNASGFTQHLPALMQQMLHGYISYQPDEAQFAQAKSFYLQQLDAADRGKAFEQAIQPAQMLSRLPYTQRSERREVIKTLTLDDLQHYRQQLIQQATPEMMVIGNMRADSVTALATELKKQLGCQGDGWWHSEHIAFDKPIKANLQQPGSSTDSALAALYAPLGYNEYQGIAHSSMISQIIQPWFYNQLRTEEQLGYAVFAFQMPIGRQWGIGFLLQSNVKQPAYLLQRYQAFYPQAEKRLRDMQQKDFAQYQLAMINDLQQRPQTLDEEAGRYSKDFDRENYQFDTREKAVEQIKQVTPASLADFFHQAVIAQNGLTMMSQVSGSHQGAADYAILPDYHTWAALSDLQQSMPVKSALQ; encoded by the coding sequence ATGCGCAAGAACGCTGTCTGGATTATCAGTCTGTTATGTTGTTCCCTGGTTGCAATCAGCGCGCGCGCTGCCGATGGCTGGCAACCCATCAATGAAACCATCAATAAAAGCGATAAAGATACCCGTCAATATCAGGCGATTCGCCTGGATAACGGTATGACGGTCATGCTGGTTTCCGATGTACAGGCACCCAAATCACTGGCGGCACTGACCCTGCCGATTGGTTCGCTGGACGATCCTGACTCGCAACTCGGTTTGGCGCACTTCCTGGAGCACATGGTGCTGATGGGGTCTGCGCGCTATCCCCAGCCTGATAACCTCGCGGAATTCCTGAAAATGCATGGCGGCAGCCACAATGCGAGCACCGCCTCTTATCGCACCGCTTTTTATCTTGAAGTAGAAAACGATGCGCTGGCACCGGCGGTGGATCGTTTAGCGGATGCCATTGCTGCGCCGCGACTCGATCCCATTAACGTTGAGCGTGAACGCAATGCGGTTAACGCCGAGCTGACTATGGCGCGTGCCCGCGATGGCCTGCGCATGCAGCAAGTGGGCGCCGAAACCCTGAATCCGGCCCATCCGGGCTCGCGCTTTTCCGGCGGCAATCTGGATACGCTGCGCGACAAGCCGGACAGCAAATTGCTGGACACCCTGAAGCAGTTTTATCAGCAGCACTATTCCGCCAACCTGATGAAAGCGGTGATTTACAGTAATCGCCCGCTGCCGGAAATGGCTCACATCGCTGCCGATACCTTTGGTCGCGTGCCCAATCGTCAGGCCAGCGTGCCGGCGATCAGCGTACCCGCGGCAACCGATGCACAGCAGGGAATCATCATTCATTACGTGCCTGCGCAGCCGCGCAAGCAGCTGAAAATTGAGTTTCGTATCGATAATAACAGCGATAAATTTCGCACCAAAAGCGACACGCTGATCGCTTACTTACTGGGTAATCGCAGTCGCGATACGCTGTCAGACTGGCTGCAAAAGCAGGGACTCGCGGACGCAATTAATGCCGGAGCCGATCCGGTTATCGATCGCAATGGCGGTCTGTTTGCTATTTCCGTTAACCTTACCGACAAAGGCATGCTGGAGCGCGATAAAGTCGTTGCCGCGGTGTTCAGCTATATCAACCTGCTGCGTCAGCAGGGCGTGGATAAACGCTACTTCGATGAGGTAGCCAAGGTGCTGAATATCGATTTCCGTTATCCGTCGATAACCCGCGATATGGGCTATATCGAATGGCTGGTTGACCTGATGCTGCGCGTGCCGGTAGCGCACACGCTCGATGCGCCTTATCTGGCCGATCGGTATGATGCCGAGGCGATCAATGCCCGGCTCGCCATGATGACGCCGCAGCATGCGCGTATCTGGTATATCGGCGAGAAAGAGCCGCACAATAAAGTCGCCTATTTTGTCGATGCGCCTTATCAGGTTGATAAGATTAGCAGCGAAAAATTTGCGCAGTGGCAAAAGATGTCTGATGACATGCATCTGGCCATGCCCACGCTAAACCCCTATATTCCCGATGATTTCAGCCTGATTCCGCCGCTTGAGAAAGCCTATATTCATCCGCAGGAGCTGGTAAACCAGCCGGGCCTGCGCGTGTTCTATATGCCGAGCCGCTATTTTGCCAGTGAGCCAAAAGCCAATATCACCCTGGCATTACGTAATAAAGCGGCGATGCGCGATGCGCGCAGCCAGGTACTGTTTGGCCTAAACGATTACCTGGCTGGCCTGGCGCTGGATGAGCTTAACTCGCAGGCTAACGTCGCGGGGATCAGCTTTTCCAGCAGCGAAGATGACGGCATCATGTTTAACGCCAGCGGCTTTACACAGCATCTGCCAGCGCTGATGCAACAGATGTTGCATGGCTATATCAGCTATCAGCCCGATGAGGCGCAGTTTGCCCAAGCGAAGTCGTTTTACCTGCAGCAGCTTGATGCCGCCGATCGCGGCAAAGCCTTTGAGCAGGCGATTCAACCGGCACAAATGTTGTCGCGCCTGCCTTATACCCAGCGTAGCGAACGTCGCGAAGTGATAAAAACGCTGACGCTGGACGACCTGCAGCACTATCGCCAGCAGCTGATCCAGCAGGCGACGCCTGAAATGATGGTCATCGGTAATATGCGTGCCGACAGCGTGACCGCTCTTGCCACCGAACTGAAAAAACAGTTGGGCTGCCAGGGCGACGGCTGGTGGCACAGTGAGCACATCGCCTTCGATAAACCGATTAAAGCCAACCTGCAGCAGCCAGGCAGCAGCACTGATTCGGCGCTGGCCGCGCTCTATGCGCCACTGGGTTACAACGAGTATCAGGGCATCGCGCACAGTTCGATGATCAGCCAGATTATCCAGCCGTGGTTTTACAATCAGCTGCGCACTGAAGAACAGCTGGGTTATGCGGTGTTCGCGTTTCAGATGCCGATAGGCCGTCAGTGGGGTATTGGCTTCCTGTTACAAAGCAACGTTAAGCAGCCCGCTTATTTGTTACAGCGCTATCAGGCTTTTTATCCGCAGGCGGAAAAGCGTCTGCGTGACATGCAGCAGAAAGATTTTGCACAGTATCAGCTGGCGATGATCAACGATCTGCAGCAACGCCCGCAGACGCTGGACGAAGAGGCTGGACGTTACAGCAAAGATTTTGACCGGGAAAATTATCAGTTCGATACGCGTGAAAAAGCAGTAGAACAGATCAAACAGGTTACGCCCGCTTCACTGGCGGATTTCTTCCATCAGGCGGTTATCGCCCAAAATGGCCTGACCATGATGTCGCAGGTTTCAGGCAGCCATCAGGGCGCGGCAGATTACGCCATCTTGCCTGATTATCACACCTGGGCGGCGCTGTCTGACTTGCAGCAGTCGATGCCGGTTAAGAGTGCGCTGCAATGA
- a CDS encoding DUF2509 family protein — translation MRSQQGGAVLGMTIMLVMLATLMLHAMQRQLDLSLSLVADEQQHVRDFHQAQSALNWGLQQAWPQLQGWSCRTQVEYQWRACLLHQEDAQALLFGEPAAQQALLPGDDVPALRLWHWVRTNGNRLDALPGGWIDYCPLSPAQACDDAQ, via the coding sequence ATGCGGTCGCAGCAGGGCGGTGCGGTGTTGGGCATGACCATCATGCTGGTGATGCTGGCAACCCTGATGCTTCATGCCATGCAGCGGCAGCTTGATCTCTCGCTGTCGCTGGTGGCGGACGAGCAGCAGCACGTGCGTGACTTTCATCAGGCGCAGTCAGCACTGAATTGGGGGTTACAGCAGGCCTGGCCTCAGCTGCAAGGATGGTCATGCCGCACACAGGTTGAATATCAGTGGCGTGCCTGTCTGCTGCATCAGGAGGATGCGCAGGCACTGCTGTTCGGCGAGCCCGCTGCACAGCAGGCGCTGTTGCCAGGCGATGATGTCCCTGCTTTGCGGCTGTGGCACTGGGTCAGAACAAATGGCAACCGCCTGGACGCGCTACCCGGCGGATGGATCGATTACTGTCCGTTGTCGCCAGCACAGGCCTGTGACGATGCGCAGTGA
- the recC gene encoding exodeoxyribonuclease V subunit gamma, with protein MFTVYHSNQLDMLQALAGYLIENKPLSDPFQQEVVLVQSPGMAQWLQMQLAERFGIAANLHFPLPASFIWEMFVRVLPGIPEVSAFNKASMGWKLMSILPEMLHHEEFVSLRSYLHDDGDQRKLFQLASRVADLFDQYLVYRAEWLNRWEKGELVDGLGDVQRWQAPLWAELVRYTAALGQPEWHRANLYSRFIRTLENSNERPANLPERVFICGISALPPVYLQALKALGKHIDIHLLFTNPCRHYWGDIQDYAFLARLQSRQRRVYQTQSERGLFREPADASVLFNELGEQQLTNPLLASWGKLGRDNLFLLAQMEANEVDAFVDVGEDNLLHAMQHDLLELEDHARIGLTAQELDSSHNKRLLRADDRSVVIHVCHSPQREVEVLQDRLLSMMEADPALTPHDIIVMVADIDAYSPFIQAVFGSAPPERYLPFALSDRRASQAHPAIQAFLTLLALPDSRFASEEVLALLEVPSLAARFSIDEDGLRRLRRWVAESGVRWGLDDENVRELELPATGQHTWRFGITRMLLGYAMESHHGDWQGILPYDESSGLIAELAGNLADLLMQLNQWRQRLRAPRILTEWLPLCREILDDFFAADADTEVALALIEEQWKQCINFGIEVSYSAPVPITLLRDELTSRLDQQRISQRFLAGPVNFCTLMPMRSIPFKVVCLLGMNDGVYPRTLPPLGFDLMSQQPQKGDRSRRDDDRYLFLEALLSAQQQLYISYIGRSIQDNSERFPSVLVTELTDYITQSFCLQGDEALDVDSSARKVSRHLHHLHSRTPFDADNFAVEKEFRSFAAEWLPAASAAGKPHPDFIQPLPAPELTQITAEQLLSFWRHPVRAFFTQRLGVSFALESSELPDAEPFVIETLDRYQINAQLLNALIEDQDSEQLFAHYRAAGALPYGAFGELFWRGQQEEMLELAEQVKSHRRSSSSWEIALPVDGVELTGWLAQVQDDGLLRWRPGVLTLKDGLILWLEHLIYCALGGTGNSRMFGRKQSAWQFAALPAEVAKQQLEAYVIGFKQGMSQPLLLLPASGGAWLEACFDEKSGQLLSDDATLAKARGKLLLAWSGNYQVEGEGSDPYLQRLIRQLDEEHIVEITRQATRWLLPLRQARLDE; from the coding sequence ATGTTTACGGTTTACCATTCCAATCAGCTTGATATGCTACAAGCGCTGGCTGGCTATCTCATTGAAAATAAACCGTTAAGCGACCCTTTTCAGCAGGAAGTGGTGCTGGTGCAGAGCCCGGGCATGGCGCAGTGGCTACAGATGCAGCTTGCCGAGCGTTTTGGCATTGCTGCTAACCTGCACTTTCCGCTGCCCGCCTCATTTATCTGGGAGATGTTTGTCCGTGTGCTGCCGGGCATCCCCGAGGTCAGCGCCTTCAATAAAGCGAGCATGGGCTGGAAGCTGATGTCCATCCTGCCGGAAATGCTGCATCACGAAGAGTTTGTTTCGTTACGCAGTTATTTACATGACGATGGCGACCAGCGAAAATTATTCCAGCTTGCTTCACGGGTAGCCGATCTTTTTGACCAGTATCTGGTTTATCGGGCGGAATGGCTTAACCGTTGGGAAAAAGGCGAGTTAGTAGACGGGCTGGGCGACGTGCAGCGCTGGCAGGCGCCATTATGGGCAGAGCTGGTGCGCTATACCGCGGCGCTCGGGCAACCCGAGTGGCATCGTGCCAACCTCTATTCACGCTTTATCCGCACGCTGGAAAACAGCAATGAGCGACCTGCAAACCTGCCGGAACGTGTGTTTATCTGCGGAATTTCAGCCCTGCCGCCGGTTTATCTGCAGGCATTAAAGGCGCTGGGCAAACACATCGATATCCATCTGCTGTTCACCAATCCCTGCCGTCATTACTGGGGCGATATCCAGGATTATGCGTTTCTGGCACGGCTACAAAGCCGCCAGCGGCGCGTTTATCAGACTCAAAGCGAACGCGGCCTGTTTCGTGAACCGGCCGATGCCAGCGTACTGTTCAATGAGCTGGGTGAGCAGCAGCTCACTAATCCGCTGCTTGCCTCATGGGGCAAGCTGGGCCGCGACAATCTGTTTCTGCTGGCGCAAATGGAAGCCAATGAGGTGGATGCCTTTGTCGATGTCGGCGAGGATAATCTGCTGCACGCCATGCAGCACGACCTGCTGGAGTTGGAAGATCATGCGCGCATCGGCCTGACCGCACAGGAGCTGGACAGCAGCCACAACAAGCGCCTGCTGCGTGCTGACGATCGCTCCGTCGTGATTCATGTCTGCCACAGCCCGCAGCGTGAAGTTGAAGTTTTGCAGGATCGCCTGCTGTCGATGATGGAAGCCGATCCGGCTTTGACGCCGCACGACATCATCGTAATGGTGGCGGACATTGACGCCTATTCACCCTTTATCCAGGCCGTTTTCGGCAGCGCGCCACCCGAGCGTTACCTGCCGTTTGCGCTCTCAGATCGGCGCGCCAGTCAGGCGCACCCGGCGATTCAGGCATTCCTGACGCTACTGGCGCTGCCCGACAGCCGCTTTGCCTCTGAAGAGGTGCTGGCCCTGCTGGAAGTGCCGTCGCTGGCGGCGCGTTTTTCTATTGATGAGGATGGCTTACGCCGTTTGCGGCGCTGGGTGGCAGAATCGGGCGTGCGATGGGGGCTGGATGACGAGAACGTACGTGAGCTTGAACTGCCCGCTACCGGGCAGCACACCTGGCGGTTCGGCATCACGCGCATGCTGCTGGGGTACGCGATGGAGAGCCATCATGGCGACTGGCAGGGTATTCTGCCTTATGACGAGTCCAGCGGACTGATAGCCGAGTTGGCGGGCAACCTTGCCGATTTACTGATGCAGCTCAACCAGTGGCGTCAACGGCTCCGTGCGCCGCGCATTCTGACCGAATGGCTGCCGCTCTGTCGGGAAATACTCGACGATTTTTTTGCCGCCGATGCGGACACCGAGGTTGCGCTGGCGCTTATCGAAGAGCAGTGGAAGCAGTGCATCAATTTTGGCATTGAGGTGAGCTACAGCGCGCCGGTGCCGATAACGCTGCTGCGTGATGAACTGACTTCGCGACTCGATCAGCAGCGCATCAGCCAGCGTTTCCTCGCCGGGCCAGTGAACTTCTGTACGCTGATGCCGATGCGTTCTATTCCTTTTAAGGTGGTCTGCCTGTTAGGGATGAACGATGGCGTTTATCCACGCACGTTACCGCCGCTGGGTTTTGACCTGATGAGCCAGCAGCCGCAAAAAGGCGATCGCAGCCGCCGCGATGATGACCGCTACCTTTTTCTTGAAGCCTTGCTCTCTGCGCAGCAACAGCTCTATATCAGCTACATTGGCCGATCGATTCAGGATAACAGCGAGCGTTTTCCGTCGGTGCTGGTCACCGAGTTGACCGATTACATTACCCAGAGCTTCTGTTTGCAGGGTGATGAAGCGCTGGACGTTGACAGCAGCGCCCGCAAGGTCAGTCGACATTTGCATCATCTGCACAGCCGCACACCTTTTGACGCCGACAACTTTGCGGTGGAAAAAGAGTTTCGCAGCTTTGCCGCTGAGTGGCTGCCCGCGGCCAGTGCTGCCGGTAAGCCACATCCTGACTTTATTCAGCCATTGCCAGCGCCAGAATTAACCCAGATAACCGCAGAGCAGCTGCTGAGCTTCTGGCGTCATCCGGTGCGTGCTTTCTTTACTCAACGGCTGGGCGTGAGCTTTGCGCTGGAGTCCAGCGAGCTACCGGACGCCGAACCCTTTGTGATCGAAACGCTGGATCGCTATCAGATCAACGCGCAGCTGCTCAATGCGCTGATTGAGGATCAGGACAGTGAGCAGCTGTTTGCGCATTACCGTGCTGCTGGCGCCTTGCCCTATGGCGCCTTTGGTGAGCTGTTCTGGCGCGGGCAGCAGGAGGAGATGCTGGAGCTGGCAGAGCAGGTTAAGTCCCATCGTCGCAGCAGCAGCAGTTGGGAAATTGCCTTGCCGGTGGATGGCGTTGAGCTAACCGGCTGGCTGGCGCAGGTGCAGGACGATGGCCTGTTACGCTGGCGTCCCGGCGTACTGACGCTAAAAGATGGTCTGATTCTTTGGCTGGAACACCTGATCTATTGCGCGCTTGGCGGCACGGGGAACAGCCGAATGTTTGGCCGCAAACAGAGCGCCTGGCAGTTTGCAGCGCTTCCGGCGGAAGTGGCGAAACAGCAGCTTGAAGCGTACGTTATCGGTTTTAAGCAGGGCATGAGCCAGCCTTTACTGCTGCTACCCGCCAGCGGCGGCGCCTGGCTTGAAGCGTGCTTTGATGAAAAATCGGGTCAGTTGCTGAGCGACGATGCAACCCTGGCGAAAGCGCGAGGCAAACTGCTGCTGGCGTGGAGCGGAAATTATCAGGTAGAAGGTGAGGGCAGCGATCCCTATCTGCAACGGCTGATTCGTCAACTGGATGAAGAGCACATTGTGGAAATCACCCGCCAGGCAACACGCTGGCTACTGCCGTTACGTCAGGCGCGGCTGGACGAATAA
- a CDS encoding prepilin peptidase-dependent protein: MSLAMNRTSQLGFTLIELMVVLAIAAVLTGGAFSGWQHWQQIQRLEESSRQVQQFLLRLRSWANWHNSGQSVWLIDGNPGCLGSGKKPESCVASQRMQLVLPYADVVISKIVGEPGFYGVRNTAKAGHLELSGKAGTRRIIISAFGRIRQCKPQEENCQ; this comes from the coding sequence ATGTCGCTGGCTATGAACAGAACATCGCAGCTGGGATTTACATTGATCGAGTTAATGGTGGTGTTGGCTATCGCCGCGGTGCTTACCGGCGGCGCATTCAGCGGCTGGCAGCACTGGCAGCAGATACAGCGGCTGGAGGAGAGCTCGCGGCAGGTGCAGCAATTTCTGCTGCGTCTTCGATCCTGGGCTAACTGGCACAACAGCGGCCAGAGCGTGTGGCTGATTGACGGTAATCCGGGTTGCCTGGGGAGCGGAAAAAAGCCAGAGAGTTGCGTAGCGTCACAGCGAATGCAGCTGGTGTTGCCCTATGCAGATGTCGTCATCAGCAAAATCGTCGGCGAGCCGGGTTTTTACGGCGTGCGCAATACGGCAAAAGCGGGCCATCTTGAATTAAGCGGTAAGGCAGGCACCAGACGCATCATCATTTCGGCCTTTGGTCGAATCCGCCAGTGCAAGCCGCAGGAGGAAAACTGCCAGTGA
- the lgt gene encoding prolipoprotein diacylglyceryl transferase, producing MSNGYLAFPQFDPVIFSIGPISLHWYGLMYLVGFLFAMWLAVRRANKPGSGWTKDEVENLLYAGFLGVFLGGRIGYVLFYNMPLFLENPLYLFKVWDGGMSFHGGLIGVIVVMLWFARRTKRNFFQVADFIAPLIPFGLGAGRLGNFINGELWGRVAPDLPWAMLFPSSRSEDVALAATHPEWQSLLATYGVLPRHPSQVYELLLEGIVLFVILNLFIRKPRPMGSVSGLFLIGYGAFRIIVEFFRQPDAQLGLFDGVISMGQILSIPMILAGIIMMVWAYRRRPQQHLREEK from the coding sequence ATGAGTAACGGCTACCTTGCGTTTCCGCAGTTCGATCCGGTGATCTTCTCCATCGGTCCGATATCGTTGCACTGGTACGGCTTGATGTATCTGGTGGGGTTCCTTTTTGCCATGTGGCTGGCCGTGCGTCGCGCCAACAAGCCCGGCAGCGGCTGGACAAAAGATGAAGTGGAAAACCTGCTCTATGCTGGCTTCCTGGGCGTATTTCTCGGCGGCCGTATTGGTTATGTGCTGTTTTATAACATGCCGTTGTTTCTGGAAAATCCGCTTTATCTGTTTAAAGTCTGGGATGGCGGCATGTCGTTCCACGGTGGCCTGATTGGCGTCATTGTTGTGATGCTCTGGTTCGCCCGTCGCACCAAACGTAACTTCTTCCAGGTCGCTGATTTTATTGCACCACTGATTCCTTTTGGCTTGGGTGCCGGTCGGTTGGGTAATTTTATCAACGGCGAACTGTGGGGCCGTGTGGCACCCGATCTGCCATGGGCGATGCTGTTTCCCAGCTCACGCAGCGAAGACGTTGCGCTGGCGGCAACCCACCCGGAATGGCAGTCGCTGCTGGCAACCTACGGCGTTCTGCCGCGCCATCCGTCGCAGGTCTATGAGCTGCTGCTGGAAGGCATCGTGCTATTCGTCATTCTCAACCTGTTTATTCGCAAGCCGCGCCCGATGGGCAGCGTCTCTGGCCTGTTCCTGATTGGCTATGGCGCCTTCCGCATCATTGTGGAATTCTTCCGCCAGCCTGACGCGCAGCTTGGCCTGTTTGACGGCGTGATCAGTATGGGGCAGATTCTCTCTATCCCGATGATCCTCGCCGGTATTATCATGATGGTTTGGGCGTATCGCCGCCGTCCGCAGCAACATTTACGTGAGGAAAAATGA